The following DNA comes from Deinococcus sp. NW-56.
GGGAAACAAGACAATTACGCGTAAAAAGGATGTGGTATATCAGGGGTTTCATTATCCCTTAACGGATAAGTGGCATTGGGACGATAGTTTGACCCCACGACAATTTCTTGACAAGCTGAAGCCTACGTACTCGAAAACTCTACTTCATAGTGAAGAGTATTTCAGCAGCTTCTTTGTCGCGCCGCAAACGAGTCAAATTACGCACAAACCCATCTTGGTGACGCAGGAGGTTTACGATGGCTTACTGGCGGAGCATGCCAATGACCCAATCGTGAAGGCTGGGTATTTCAAGGAGACAAGCATCAAAATAAAGGAGTACTCAGGAAGAATCTATGGAGCCGACGTCATATTTACCGCCGTCAACAGCTTATGATCAGTGAGCGACGCCGTTTAGGGCGGAGCAAGGTTGTGGGCGATGATGGCCAGGACAACACGGAAGCGAAGTGAGGCGAGCGTCTTCGTCTGCACGGAACGGATTTGGGCCTCCACCAATTGGGAGAAGACGGTTTCAATGCGCTTGCGTAACTTCGGGTGGCGGTCTTCCCGCCACCCGGTGTCGTACCGGGAATTTTTCTTCGGTGGAAATACGTATCCCAGGCAGCAGTAGCCCTTATCACCGATGATCTTTGGCCCGCCGAACTCCGGCCATCTTCGGTTCAGCTCGTAGCTGACCGTAGTGTCGTGCAGGTTGGCAGGTTTCAGCAGGTACTGGACGATTTCACCGTTCGGCGTCACCCAAGCGTGGAGCTTGTAGCCGTACACGTCGCCCTGCGTCCCAAAGCCCCACCGAGCGCCAGGAAACGCGCAGCGTTTCCCTCGTTTGGGTCGGCAGACGGGCAGTGGCATGGAGTCGATGATGACCTCTCCGCACCATTTGGGAGGGCTGACGATGGCTTCGAGGCGCTCCAGGAGACGGAGGCCACGGGTGTAAGCCTGGGTGTACGAGGGAAGACCGCTCCGATCTTCCCTCAGTATCTGCCACCAAATCGACGGAAACGGATGCTTGAAGACGAGACGGCTGAGCAGCAATGCCACCAACAGCGCATCGCTGAGCTTCTGGTGTTTGAATCGCTTGTGGTCGCTGAAATGCCGTTTGGCCCAGCGGTGAAGCTGACGAATGACGGTTCGCCGACCTAAACTGTGGTGGAGACGGTATCTACCCATACCGTCTCCATTTTTTCTCGTCCCCGCACTGCCCGAGACCACCTGACTCAAGCCCTAAACGGCGTGAGCGACTGCTGGCCACGCTGACCTCCGTCAATGACTGGCTCAAATTTGCTGAGACCAAGCTCACCGTCCTGATCACAGTCAATGGCGCTGCCGCCTTTGCTTGCGCCCAGCTGCTGACGAACGAGAAATTCCCTGAATACGTAAAGATTGCCCTGCTCAGCTACCTCCTCCTGACCATCGTCTCGATCATGGTAGCCTTGCTCAGCGTCACACCCAGGGTCCGGATCGTGCCCCGCCAGCCGAGTGTCAGACCGCAGGACACTGACAATCTTCTCTTCTACGGTCACGCGGCTCACTACGACCCTCAGACTTATCTGGAACGGTTCTCCTTCCTGGTTGGTCAAGCGCCCGGCGACACGACCCCGTACGATTGGGCTTTGGCCCAGCAGATCATCTCCAATGCCGACATCTGCCTGGCCAAGTACACGGCCTTCACGTGGGCCATGCGGGCGACGCTCTACGCCATCATCACCTGCATGGTCATTCTGGCTCTTGGAGCTTTGACACCGCTCTACTGATCGCGGAGCCCAGGGCTAGACCTTGCCCTGGTCACGGATTGCCTCTGCTGAACCGCGGTGCCCGGGACCCTCACTCCTCTTTGTCCCGCTGTTGAGCGCGCGGGCGCTCGACCCTGGGGGGGATCCCCTGAAGAGACAGCAGGGTGGCCGTCGCGTCCCGGAAGATCGGCGCGGCCACCTGCGACCCCTGGTACTCGCGTTTCGCGCCGCGAACCATCACAGCAACCGTAAACAGCGGCTGATCTGCCGGAACGAAACCCGCGAAGGTGCTGGAGAACACCTGGCTGCTGTACCGCCCGTCGACCACAACCTGCGCCGTTCCGGTCTTTCCACCTACGTGATACCCAGGGAGCTCGGCTCTGGATTGAATGCCCTCGTCGATAACGCTGTGGAGCATCTCCCGCATGCTTGCAGCGGTCGCCGTGCTCAGGACCCTCCGCGCCTGCGGACGTTTGCCGAGGATCAGCTGCGGCGAGACGTACAGCCCATTGTTGGCGATCACGTTAAAGGCCGCCACCAGTTGCAGGGTCGTGACGGTCATTCCCTGCCCAAACGACATGGTGGCCTGCGAGAGGGCTCCCCAGTCCTCCGCCTCCAGGAGCAGTCCATCTCCGGATGGAAGCGCGAGTGGCCCCGGTTGCCCGAAGCCATACGCGGTGAAGTAACGGTGCAGCACTGCGGGCGGCACGTCCTCGACCAGGCGCGTCATGCCGACGTTGCTGGAGTACCGCAGGATCTGCCGGGTCTTCAGGCGCTTCGGATGCCCCACGATGTCATTGATGGTGGCCCCCGCATACCGGCGCCACATGGGCGTGTCATACACCGTGTCCGGTGTGGTCCGCCCCTCGTTCAGCAGGGCCGCGACCGTCAGGGCCTTCACCACACTCCCCGGTTCGTATTCGTCCAGCGCCGCACGGTTGCGCCAACGGTCAGGGGAAGCCCCTCGCCACGCATTGGCATCAAATCCTGGGGTGGAGGCCATGGCTTTGATGTCTCCGGTCCGGGTTTCCATCACGATGGCCGTCGCGTACTGGGCGTCCGTGCGGGCCACCGCGTCGGCCAGAATCTGCTCGACCGCCGCCTGGACCCGCGTGTCCAATGTCAGGTTCAGTGTCTCTCCACGCTGGAGCTGGGCATCATAGACGCGCTCCAAGCCTTCCAGACCGCCGGCAGCACCCACGAACCCCACGAGTTGCGCCGCCACCGTCCCTTGAGGGTACTGGCGCCGCTGCAAGGGTCCTCCTGCCAGAATCTGACCGTCGGCACTGACGAGTCGCCCGCGGGTGCCTGCGCCGGCGTGCAGCGGCACTGGGGAGTCCTGAGGTGGCGCCGTAAGCTGGGCCAGCGTCACCGCGAGGGCCATAAAAGAGATCAGCGTCAGAAATGCGATCAGGCTCGCCCGACGGGCCACCCGGTAATCACTGGCACGAAAAAAGTTGTGTCGCACAGGAAAGCAGTCCTTCTGTCGGCATGAGGATGACCCACGCAGCTCCATGGGGCGCGGTCAAGACCAAGAGGACGCTGTGAGGTCGCCCGAATTCCGGGTACAGCAAGCCAGACGTGGTGGACAAGGCACGCTGCATCAGTGAGGTGTCCAGCCCAACTGGGCCCGAGTCTGCGAGGAAAGCGCGCACAAGATCATGCCCCTGTGCGGCGTAGAGATGAAGGCCAAACGGAAGTGAATCGGCATGTCTTGGCAAGCAGGCTAAGAACGGCGTGTTCACATTGTGTAAAGCAGGTCAACTGGCCAGAAGCGGTGGTGCCGAGCGTCACCCCTGTGATTAGCCCTGGCTCCCCCAAGCTCTGGGACCCCTTCGCCCCTGTGCGGCTGCCCTCCACACCCGGCCTGCTCCCCCTGGGGTGGTGGCCTGTGGAAGGTTCTGAGGGCATTGCCCCTGTTGACGCGGTCGACCGCAGCGAACTGCTGGCCGTGATGAAGTCAGGACTGTGGTCGACGCTGGGGGCCACGCGTGATGCTCGGCGCCCGAGAAGAGCGGAGGGCTAACTTGCATTCCCGCGATTCTCTCGTCCTGTCTCACGCCCGTTGTCCGGCACGATCAAAGGTGAGCCGAGTCGCCGACGACCCCTCAGAGCAACATCGGCTCAGAGGTACGCGTATGGGGGCGGTGCCTGCGTGCCGGCGTCATACACTGCGGGGCCAGGACTGCTCATGCCTCAGCCCGATCCCAACAGCGCCACTCCACTGCCGGAACCCTACGCCGAACAAAGCCGTGCTTTGCGCGTCCGGTACCCTCATGACCCCTCACAGTTGCGGCAGCCTGCCACCAGTGCCCAGGCAGCTTACGACGAAGCCGTGCAGCGGCAAGGCCACTTCGCCGAACGGTTGTTGACCCTGGGGACGCGTCTCAATTGCCCGGCAT
Coding sequences within:
- a CDS encoding penicillin-binding protein 2, whose product is MRHNFFRASDYRVARRASLIAFLTLISFMALAVTLAQLTAPPQDSPVPLHAGAGTRGRLVSADGQILAGGPLQRRQYPQGTVAAQLVGFVGAAGGLEGLERVYDAQLQRGETLNLTLDTRVQAAVEQILADAVARTDAQYATAIVMETRTGDIKAMASTPGFDANAWRGASPDRWRNRAALDEYEPGSVVKALTVAALLNEGRTTPDTVYDTPMWRRYAGATINDIVGHPKRLKTRQILRYSSNVGMTRLVEDVPPAVLHRYFTAYGFGQPGPLALPSGDGLLLEAEDWGALSQATMSFGQGMTVTTLQLVAAFNVIANNGLYVSPQLILGKRPQARRVLSTATAASMREMLHSVIDEGIQSRAELPGYHVGGKTGTAQVVVDGRYSSQVFSSTFAGFVPADQPLFTVAVMVRGAKREYQGSQVAAPIFRDATATLLSLQGIPPRVERPRAQQRDKEE
- a CDS encoding Pycsar system effector family protein, encoding MVALLSVTPRVRIVPRQPSVRPQDTDNLLFYGHAAHYDPQTYLERFSFLVGQAPGDTTPYDWALAQQIISNADICLAKYTAFTWAMRATLYAIITCMVILALGALTPLY
- a CDS encoding IS982 family transposase, which encodes MGRYRLHHSLGRRTVIRQLHRWAKRHFSDHKRFKHQKLSDALLVALLLSRLVFKHPFPSIWWQILREDRSGLPSYTQAYTRGLRLLERLEAIVSPPKWCGEVIIDSMPLPVCRPKRGKRCAFPGARWGFGTQGDVYGYKLHAWVTPNGEIVQYLLKPANLHDTTVSYELNRRWPEFGGPKIIGDKGYCCLGYVFPPKKNSRYDTGWREDRHPKLRKRIETVFSQLVEAQIRSVQTKTLASLRFRVVLAIIAHNLAPP